From a region of the Microcoleus sp. FACHB-831 genome:
- a CDS encoding PepSY domain-containing protein, with amino-acid sequence MKIRQIAFKLHRYVGMMVGIILSIVGLTGSFLVFWHEIEHLQNLPLMEVVPQGDRVSIDSILEPVKKAYPTLKLSAIDLPRKPEETYKVAMVSQDDKWSDVYVHPYTGAILGKLQWGQTLITFLYDIHITLLAGEIGEMVVGFCGILLLILGVTGLILWPGWKKLTPGFKIRWNSPARLLNYDIHKVGGILSAVFLVAIAFSGAAIMFHEQFEPAVYWLTGTPKPAEVKSTIVANLPPSSLETVLQKVDAALPGGEITFIVLPKKPDGVFRVTKKLAGEIHPSGRTRIYLDQYSAKVLRVDNALVAPLATKIMNVLLPLHNGAYGGLVMRIIYVFVGLAPMVLFITGFVLWRQRQWAIARRQEAIRQSQGLPAPDREILVTTAWPWI; translated from the coding sequence ATGAAAATACGGCAAATAGCATTCAAGCTGCACCGCTATGTCGGGATGATGGTAGGAATTATACTATCGATTGTCGGCTTAACTGGCAGCTTTTTAGTATTCTGGCACGAGATCGAACACTTACAAAATTTACCGCTGATGGAGGTTGTTCCTCAAGGCGATCGCGTCTCTATAGATTCAATTTTAGAACCAGTCAAAAAAGCATATCCCACTCTAAAACTGAGTGCTATCGATTTGCCCCGCAAGCCAGAAGAAACTTACAAAGTAGCGATGGTCTCACAAGATGATAAGTGGAGCGACGTTTACGTTCACCCCTATACGGGAGCGATTCTAGGAAAGCTTCAGTGGGGACAAACTCTGATCACGTTCCTCTATGACATTCATATCACTCTCCTTGCTGGCGAAATCGGCGAAATGGTTGTGGGATTTTGCGGCATATTGCTGTTAATACTAGGCGTGACTGGACTAATACTATGGCCCGGTTGGAAAAAACTGACTCCTGGCTTTAAAATCCGGTGGAATTCCCCCGCGAGGTTGCTTAACTACGATATCCACAAAGTAGGGGGTATCTTGTCTGCTGTGTTTCTAGTCGCGATCGCTTTTTCAGGCGCAGCAATAATGTTTCACGAGCAGTTTGAACCTGCTGTTTACTGGCTTACAGGTACGCCAAAGCCTGCCGAAGTCAAATCGACCATCGTTGCGAATTTGCCGCCCTCTTCACTAGAAACAGTTCTACAAAAAGTTGATGCTGCATTACCAGGAGGCGAAATTACGTTCATTGTCCTTCCTAAAAAACCAGATGGAGTATTCAGAGTAACTAAGAAATTAGCCGGGGAAATCCACCCTTCAGGTCGCACCCGTATTTATCTTGACCAGTACAGCGCTAAAGTTTTGCGGGTGGACAATGCACTCGTTGCGCCCCTAGCTACCAAAATTATGAATGTACTTTTACCGTTACACAACGGTGCTTATGGTGGGCTGGTAATGCGTATTATCTATGTGTTTGTTGGCCTTGCACCAATGGTTTTATTTATTACTGGCTTTGTGTTGTGGCGTCAGCGCCAGTGGGCGATCGCTCGTCGTCAAGAAGCCATCCGTCAAAGCCAAGGTTTACCAGCGCCAGATAGGGAGATACTTGTAACTACTGCATGGCCTTGGATCTGA
- a CDS encoding YebC/PmpR family DNA-binding transcriptional regulator, with protein sequence MAGHSKWANIKRQKARVDAVKGKTFTKISREIIVAARSGVPDPNGNFQLRTAIEKAKAAGIPNDNIERAIAKGSGKLGADNAALESIRYEGYGPGGVAILIEALTDNRNRTAADLREAFRKNGGNLGETGCVSWMFGQKGVCTVRGEIDEEELLEAALVGGAEFYELSEDDDELVGEVFTDVANLEALAGVLKDNGYSVSNAELRWLPNNTVEVGDPMQARSLLKLMDALEEIDDVQNATANFDMADELMSLSMV encoded by the coding sequence ATGGCAGGACACAGTAAGTGGGCGAATATCAAACGCCAGAAGGCAAGAGTTGATGCTGTAAAGGGCAAAACGTTCACGAAAATTTCGAGGGAAATTATTGTAGCAGCCCGCAGCGGCGTCCCAGATCCTAATGGCAATTTCCAATTACGCACGGCAATTGAGAAAGCCAAAGCAGCAGGGATTCCCAATGACAATATCGAACGAGCGATCGCCAAAGGTTCCGGTAAACTAGGAGCCGATAACGCCGCCTTAGAATCAATTCGTTATGAAGGTTACGGGCCAGGAGGCGTCGCCATTCTTATTGAAGCACTCACAGATAATCGCAATCGCACTGCGGCAGATCTGCGAGAAGCTTTCAGGAAAAATGGCGGTAATTTGGGTGAAACTGGCTGCGTTAGCTGGATGTTTGGGCAAAAAGGCGTTTGTACTGTGCGCGGTGAAATTGATGAAGAAGAGTTGTTAGAAGCTGCACTTGTTGGTGGTGCCGAGTTCTATGAATTAAGCGAAGATGATGATGAGTTAGTAGGCGAAGTATTTACAGATGTCGCAAACTTGGAAGCACTCGCCGGGGTTTTAAAAGACAACGGCTACTCGGTCAGCAATGCCGAATTGCGCTGGCTTCCCAATAATACGGTAGAAGTAGGCGATCCAATGCAGGCGCGATCGCTCCTCAAGTTGATGGATGCTTTAGAAGAGATCGATGACGTGCAAAACGCTACGGCTAACTTCGATATGGCTGATGAACTTATGTCCCTAAGCATGGTTTAG
- a CDS encoding bifunctional diguanylate cyclase/phosphodiesterase codes for MKKILVIEDEEFIRYNLMELLDAEDFDARAAENGVIGLQLVREEIPDLILCDVMMPELDGYAVLSALRSDPLTATIPFIFITARADKNDLRKGMQMGADDYLTKPFTRAELLGAIATRFKKQQAMEERYNSTLKQANSRLNRLIHYDSLTGLPNRLILRERLNQFLSKTTESSQIVPIFFLDLNRFSSINDTLGPSCGDSLLKEVARLLSGVVSPEDTVARLNADQFALILSPIHHQREAAHIAEALLDALSQSFLLNGQQVFITSSIGIAFYPKDARDIDTLIQLAETAMSHGKNRRGNSYQYYTSQMQVGSKDDRALESALYKSLSRNEFEVYYQPLVNLQTRQIVGAEALVRWKHPELGMISPGSFIPLAEANGLIIPIGEWVLKTAAKQTKLWHRSGFPWLRVSINLSCRQFSQPGLSEKIVEVLAATGLEPQAIELELTESILMQDVPSAIATLGQLQAKGIKIAIDDFGTGYCSLSYLKQFPFTTLKIDRCFVRNIANDATNSAITTAIIQMAHDLNLEVIAEGVETEDELAFLYQHGCDIMQGFLFSRPLPAIEFEQLLRTEKCLTIKN; via the coding sequence ATGAAAAAGATCTTGGTAATTGAAGACGAAGAATTCATCCGGTATAACCTCATGGAACTGCTGGATGCAGAAGACTTTGATGCGAGAGCCGCTGAAAATGGTGTCATCGGGTTGCAGCTAGTGAGAGAGGAGATCCCCGATTTGATTCTGTGCGACGTGATGATGCCTGAACTTGACGGTTACGCGGTGCTGAGTGCGCTGCGTTCTGACCCTCTCACGGCAACGATTCCTTTTATTTTTATTACCGCTAGAGCCGACAAAAACGACCTCCGTAAGGGGATGCAAATGGGAGCGGATGATTACCTCACAAAACCCTTTACCAGAGCCGAACTGCTAGGAGCGATCGCCACCCGCTTTAAAAAACAGCAAGCAATGGAAGAGCGTTATAACAGCACGCTCAAACAAGCAAATTCAAGGCTAAATCGCTTAATACATTACGACAGCTTGACCGGGTTGCCCAATCGTTTAATATTACGAGAACGGCTGAATCAATTTCTGTCTAAAACTACAGAAAGCTCGCAAATAGTACCGATTTTTTTCCTCGATTTAAACCGATTCAGCAGCATCAATGATACTCTCGGCCCCTCCTGCGGTGATAGTTTACTCAAAGAAGTCGCCCGTCTGTTATCAGGAGTTGTCAGTCCTGAAGATACAGTCGCTCGGTTGAATGCCGATCAATTTGCGCTCATACTATCACCTATTCATCATCAACGAGAAGCTGCCCATATTGCTGAAGCTCTCCTTGATGCCCTCTCTCAATCTTTTCTCCTTAACGGTCAGCAAGTCTTCATTACCAGCAGTATCGGAATTGCTTTTTATCCCAAAGATGCTCGCGACATCGATACTCTGATCCAGTTGGCTGAAACGGCAATGTCACACGGAAAAAATAGACGTGGAAATAGCTATCAATATTACACCAGCCAAATGCAGGTTGGTTCTAAAGACGATCGGGCACTAGAAAGCGCTCTATATAAGTCGTTATCTCGCAACGAATTTGAAGTTTATTATCAGCCGCTAGTCAATCTCCAGACAAGGCAAATTGTTGGAGCTGAAGCTTTAGTGCGCTGGAAACATCCAGAACTAGGGATGATTTCTCCTGGATCTTTTATTCCGTTAGCAGAGGCAAATGGGCTAATTATTCCTATCGGCGAGTGGGTATTGAAAACAGCAGCAAAGCAAACTAAATTGTGGCATCGCTCTGGTTTTCCTTGGTTGCGGGTGTCGATTAATCTGTCATGTCGTCAATTTAGTCAGCCAGGTTTGAGCGAAAAAATTGTTGAGGTACTCGCAGCAACTGGCCTTGAACCCCAGGCAATAGAATTGGAGCTGACAGAAAGCATCTTGATGCAAGATGTACCCTCTGCGATCGCTACTTTGGGTCAATTGCAAGCCAAGGGTATTAAAATCGCTATTGATGATTTTGGAACAGGATATTGTTCTTTAAGTTATCTAAAACAATTCCCATTTACTACCTTAAAAATAGATCGTTGCTTTGTCCGCAATATAGCTAATGATGCTACAAACAGCGCGATTACAACTGCAATAATTCAAATGGCTCACGATCTGAATCTTGAGGTAATTGCTGAAGGAGTGGAAACAGAAGATGAATTGGCTTTCCTCTATCAGCACGGATGCGATATCATGCAAGGCTTCTTGTTCAGCCGTCCGTTACCAGCTATAGAGTTTGAACAATTGCTAAGGACAGAGAAATGTTTGACAATTAAAAATTAA
- a CDS encoding PAS domain S-box protein: MYAIASEPGCDRQSVTMQNNTQIFCISALEPAIDRHPLTVAPDTPLLNAIAQMSQHDRQISNVSIQNAARARCVLVMQETQIVGLLEEGDVVRLVASGMNLANVKIEEVMSQPVRVLKIAETIDISAALSILNQHNLSHLPVLDDTDRLVGIVTHESITKALQPTSEIAQQELLQKSIYQQSISMPNTEARSLETTTERILSTDGIANNIIFATDITPSSQTTEALQSSESVVRSVITNAPIILYSINSEGVFTLSEGKGLESLGLAPGEVVGQSVFDIYRNNTDILEKLVLVLAGKKNEWIGKLGDFVYDNRATSLRNENGQIIGMIGLAIDITQRQRAEEARQESEERFRIMADNAAVLIWMTDRNGRCIFVNKPYLDFTGKTLEELGANWGESIHPEDRHRCLNTYLSASNARQKFTIEYRMRRADGEYCWILDKGIPRFTSSGNFVGYVGSGIDISERKASEEEKLKAIASLQESEQKLSLHVEQTPLAVIEWNLNFEVTKWNLAAQNIFGYSESEAKGRHAYSLIIPQSARDRVGQIWNQLLTKTGGTRSTNENITKLGETIICDWYNTPLRNTEGMVIGVASLAQDITQQVEAQIELQLAYEELEMRVEVRTAEVWQANEQLKNEINERKRTEAELRATTSRLTALITNLQAGILVEDESRQIILVNQAFCTMFGVKAPPNALIGLDCSQSTLEHKYLFVSPEKFVQRMEEIIARRQVITNEEILLTNGRILERDYVPIFVEENYCGHLWMHRDITSRKLAEVALLMTQQRLQYLLSSSPAVIYSCKASEDYGTTFISENVRSVFGYEAREFLEEPNFWRDRVHPEEIDEVMTGLAKLFDEEHHTHEYRFLHKDGTYRWMHDEAKLVRDKAGNLLEIVGYWADITERKQLEEDIRLALAKEKELGELKSQFITTTSHEFRTPLSTILSSAELLEHYRHKWAEEKQLTHLHRIQKSVKHMTQLLNNVLIIGASEAETLKFHPSPLDLTKLCRDIVEEVQLSDNALHSINLTIYQQPSSCHLDKNLLQQILSNLLANAIMYSPKGSTVEFSLRCLNEYAVFEVRDEGIGIPPEDQPRVFESFYRAGNVGNIPGAGLGLAIVKKCVQLHGGEITLESKIGVGTTFTVTLPISY, from the coding sequence GTGTATGCGATCGCCAGTGAACCTGGATGCGATCGCCAGTCAGTTACTATGCAAAATAACACTCAGATTTTCTGCATTTCTGCCTTAGAGCCAGCTATCGATCGTCATCCTCTAACAGTTGCTCCTGACACGCCCTTATTAAATGCGATCGCGCAGATGAGTCAGCACGATCGGCAAATTTCAAACGTGTCCATACAAAATGCGGCACGGGCTAGATGCGTTTTAGTTATGCAAGAGACGCAAATAGTTGGGTTATTAGAAGAAGGGGATGTGGTGCGTTTGGTGGCGTCAGGCATGAACTTGGCTAATGTCAAAATTGAAGAAGTGATGAGCCAGCCTGTTCGCGTTCTAAAAATAGCTGAGACCATCGATATTTCCGCAGCTTTGTCAATTTTAAATCAGCACAACCTGAGTCACCTACCAGTTTTAGACGATACAGATAGGCTGGTAGGTATTGTCACCCACGAAAGTATAACCAAAGCGCTACAACCCACGTCAGAAATAGCACAACAGGAATTACTGCAAAAAAGTATTTACCAACAATCCATCAGTATGCCAAATACTGAGGCGCGATCGCTCGAAACAACCACAGAGCGTATTTTATCGACAGATGGAATCGCAAATAATATCATTTTTGCCACCGACATTACCCCATCATCGCAGACTACAGAAGCACTGCAAAGCAGCGAATCGGTTGTGCGTAGCGTCATTACTAATGCGCCTATCATCCTGTATTCCATAAATAGCGAAGGCGTGTTTACCCTTTCAGAAGGAAAAGGACTGGAGAGTTTGGGACTTGCGCCTGGGGAGGTGGTTGGGCAGTCAGTATTTGATATCTACCGCAACAATACCGACATCTTGGAAAAGCTCGTCCTTGTACTCGCTGGAAAAAAGAATGAGTGGATTGGAAAATTAGGAGACTTTGTGTATGACAATCGAGCAACGTCACTAAGAAACGAAAACGGCCAAATCATCGGCATGATTGGTCTTGCTATTGATATTACACAGCGCCAGCGAGCGGAAGAGGCGAGGCAAGAAAGCGAAGAACGCTTTCGCATCATGGCCGATAACGCAGCAGTGCTGATCTGGATGACGGATCGCAACGGGCGGTGTATTTTTGTTAATAAACCCTACTTAGATTTTACTGGAAAAACTCTAGAAGAACTGGGCGCGAACTGGGGAGAAAGCATCCATCCCGAAGATAGACATCGCTGTTTAAATACTTATCTATCTGCCTCTAATGCTCGTCAGAAGTTTACGATAGAATACCGCATGAGACGAGCTGATGGCGAGTATTGTTGGATTTTAGATAAAGGCATTCCGCGCTTTACATCAAGCGGTAACTTTGTCGGATACGTTGGCTCAGGTATAGACATAAGCGAGCGCAAAGCTAGTGAAGAAGAAAAACTAAAAGCGATCGCATCTCTACAAGAATCCGAACAGAAACTATCGCTCCACGTCGAGCAAACCCCACTCGCCGTAATTGAATGGAATCTCAACTTTGAAGTTACAAAATGGAATCTGGCTGCACAGAACATCTTTGGTTACAGTGAGAGCGAAGCCAAAGGTCGTCATGCTTACAGCCTGATAATCCCCCAAAGTGCCCGCGATCGCGTAGGCCAAATCTGGAATCAATTACTGACTAAAACAGGCGGCACTCGCAGCACCAACGAGAATATCACAAAGCTGGGCGAAACCATCATTTGCGATTGGTACAACACCCCATTGAGAAATACTGAGGGGATGGTAATAGGTGTGGCATCCCTTGCTCAAGATATCACTCAGCAGGTGGAGGCTCAAATAGAGTTACAGCTGGCATATGAAGAGTTAGAAATGAGAGTAGAGGTGCGTACCGCTGAAGTATGGCAAGCGAACGAGCAACTTAAGAACGAAATTAACGAACGCAAACGAACGGAAGCAGAACTTCGCGCCACTACATCGCGCCTGACAGCGCTGATTACAAATTTACAGGCGGGCATTCTTGTTGAAGATGAATCAAGGCAGATTATTTTGGTGAATCAAGCATTTTGCACAATGTTCGGCGTTAAGGCGCCTCCTAATGCTCTGATAGGACTCGATTGTTCTCAATCCACTCTGGAACACAAATACTTGTTTGTTTCACCCGAAAAATTTGTACAGCGTATGGAAGAAATCATTGCTCGCAGACAAGTGATTACTAATGAAGAAATCTTGCTGACTAACGGAAGGATCTTAGAACGAGATTACGTGCCGATTTTTGTCGAAGAAAATTACTGCGGGCATTTGTGGATGCATCGCGACATTACCAGTCGGAAACTTGCAGAAGTGGCGCTGCTGATGACACAACAGCGGCTGCAATATTTACTATCTTCTAGCCCAGCAGTAATCTATAGCTGCAAGGCCTCTGAGGATTACGGTACTACGTTTATAAGCGAGAACGTCCGCAGCGTATTTGGTTATGAAGCGCGAGAATTTTTAGAGGAACCCAACTTCTGGCGCGATCGCGTACACCCAGAAGAGATAGATGAGGTCATGACTGGGTTGGCAAAGTTATTTGACGAGGAGCATCACACCCACGAATATCGCTTCTTGCACAAAGACGGAACCTACCGCTGGATGCACGACGAAGCAAAGCTAGTGCGGGACAAGGCTGGCAATTTGCTGGAAATTGTTGGTTACTGGGCAGATATCACCGAACGCAAGCAATTGGAAGAAGATATCAGGCTAGCTTTGGCTAAAGAAAAAGAACTTGGCGAACTGAAATCTCAATTTATTACCACAACCAGCCATGAGTTTCGCACTCCCCTCAGCACCATCCTGTCTTCGGCTGAATTGCTGGAACACTACCGTCACAAATGGGCGGAGGAGAAACAACTAACTCACCTACACCGCATTCAAAAGTCGGTGAAGCATATGACGCAGTTGTTGAACAATGTGTTGATTATCGGTGCATCAGAAGCTGAGACTTTGAAATTTCACCCTTCGCCACTAGATTTAACAAAGTTATGTCGCGATATCGTAGAAGAAGTGCAATTGAGCGATAACGCTCTGCACAGCATTAACTTGACAATATATCAACAGCCCTCCTCGTGCCACCTAGATAAAAATCTGCTACAGCAGATTTTAAGTAATTTACTGGCAAATGCCATAATGTATTCCCCCAAGGGCAGCACTGTAGAGTTTAGTCTCAGGTGTCTTAATGAGTATGCCGTCTTTGAGGTTCGCGACGAGGGCATTGGCATTCCCCCAGAAGACCAACCCCGCGTCTTTGAGTCCTTTTATCGGGCTGGCAATGTCGGCAATATCCCTGGGGCTGGTTTAGGATTAGCAATTGTCAAGAAGTGCGTGCAACTGCACGGGGGCGAGATTACTTTAGAAAGTAAAATCGGAGTAGGTACTACTTTTACCGTTACCCTGCCAATTAGCTATTAG